One genomic window of Pontibacillus halophilus JSM 076056 = DSM 19796 includes the following:
- a CDS encoding FecCD family ABC transporter permease, with amino-acid sequence MIQPKVYRKQRGLLFLFIALSVIVAFISFGLGDASVSYNRILPTIMGEGTFKEEFVLFSLRLPRIIVTFLSGIALALSGAILQTVTRNDLAEPGIIGINSGAGVAVALFFLFAPIEPGSFVYLLPLAAFGGALVTSLLIYFFAYRRKEGLHTVRLILVGVGFSMALSGLMVVIMTSARREKVDFIANWLAGNIWGTDWPFILALLPWLIVLIPYAFYKANTLNLLNVSDPVATGVGVPLEKERAILLLAAVALAASAVSVSGGIAFIGLMAPHLAKALIGPRHQLFLPLALVLGGGLLLLADTVGRNLVDPDGIPAGIMSALIGAPYFMYLLIKKV; translated from the coding sequence ATGATACAACCGAAAGTGTATCGAAAACAGCGGGGCTTATTATTCCTTTTTATAGCCCTTTCAGTGATTGTTGCGTTCATAAGTTTTGGATTAGGAGATGCGTCCGTATCCTATAATCGAATTCTTCCCACCATTATGGGAGAAGGAACCTTCAAAGAAGAGTTTGTTCTCTTCTCTCTCCGGCTTCCACGAATTATCGTGACTTTCTTATCGGGAATTGCGTTGGCGTTATCAGGGGCTATTCTACAAACCGTTACGCGTAATGACTTGGCGGAGCCAGGTATTATTGGAATCAACTCAGGGGCAGGAGTTGCTGTTGCGTTGTTTTTCCTCTTCGCACCGATTGAGCCAGGTTCATTTGTTTACCTTCTGCCACTTGCTGCATTCGGTGGAGCACTCGTTACTTCCTTGCTCATCTACTTCTTTGCGTATAGAAGAAAGGAAGGGCTTCATACCGTCCGTTTAATTCTTGTTGGGGTTGGATTCTCAATGGCGCTCTCTGGATTGATGGTCGTTATCATGACCTCAGCTCGTCGTGAGAAGGTAGACTTTATTGCGAATTGGCTTGCTGGGAACATATGGGGGACAGATTGGCCGTTTATCTTGGCCCTCCTGCCTTGGTTAATCGTTCTTATTCCGTATGCATTCTACAAAGCGAATACGTTAAATTTGTTGAACGTTAGCGATCCAGTAGCAACAGGTGTAGGAGTACCATTGGAGAAAGAGCGAGCGATTCTATTGTTAGCAGCAGTAGCGCTTGCTGCTTCTGCGGTATCGGTTAGTGGAGGGATTGCGTTCATTGGCCTCATGGCACCACACTTAGCTAAGGCGCTCATTGGCCCTAGGCATCAGCTCTTCCTTCCGCTGGCACTCGTGCTTGGTGGGGGTCTCTTATTATTGGCTGACACTGTTGGCCGAAACCTGGTGGACCCGGACGGAATTCCAGCTGGTATCATGTCGGCTCTTATTGGAGCCCCTTATTTTATGTACTTACTGATTAAGAAGGTCTAA
- a CDS encoding nucleoside triphosphate pyrophosphohydrolase, with protein sequence MTVYNKLVRDGILDDIQKSGNEFEFQVLEDGAFEDALHKKLQEEVEEVISAEDNESTLEELSDVLEVVKALADLKGSSLKQLEEMRRNKVEEKGAFKERFYLIDVLDGEEEE encoded by the coding sequence ATGACTGTCTACAATAAATTAGTGCGTGACGGAATCTTAGATGACATTCAAAAATCGGGAAACGAGTTTGAATTTCAAGTGTTAGAGGACGGAGCGTTTGAAGATGCGTTACATAAGAAACTTCAAGAAGAAGTGGAAGAAGTAATTTCTGCAGAAGATAACGAAAGTACGCTTGAAGAACTTTCAGACGTGCTTGAAGTGGTGAAAGCATTAGCAGACTTGAAAGGATCATCTCTAAAGCAACTAGAAGAAATGAGAAGAAACAAAGTGGAAGAGAAGGGTGCCTTCAAAGAGCGTTTCTATCTGATTGATGTGTTGGATGGGGAAGAAGAGGAATAA
- a CDS encoding ABC transporter ATP-binding protein, which yields MVRLQTNQLQVGYGERQIIKNLDLFIPDGKITTIIGSNGCGKSTLLKAMTRIIPHQSGSILLDGERIVKEDTKALAKKMAILPQTPESATGLTVGELVSYGRFPYQKSFGRLSKEDKEMIDWALEVTGTDAFRYQAIDSLSGGQRQRVWIAMALAQDTEMIFLDEPTTYLDMAHQLEVLELLQRLNEEEGRTIVMVLHDLNQAARFADYMIALKQGEIVKAGSNEEVIQNDVLRRVFQIDALIGRDPRTGKPMCLTYNLLKGELEDEEAYHAIAATTAHS from the coding sequence ATGGTCCGACTACAAACCAATCAACTTCAAGTTGGCTATGGTGAACGACAAATCATCAAGAATTTAGATCTCTTCATACCAGACGGAAAGATTACGACAATCATCGGGTCAAATGGGTGTGGAAAGTCTACCTTATTGAAAGCGATGACGCGTATTATTCCACATCAATCTGGCTCCATATTGTTAGACGGGGAACGAATCGTAAAGGAAGATACGAAAGCGCTTGCGAAGAAAATGGCCATTCTCCCACAAACCCCAGAGTCCGCCACAGGATTGACGGTTGGAGAATTGGTTTCTTACGGTCGCTTTCCTTATCAGAAGAGCTTTGGACGTCTATCGAAGGAAGATAAAGAGATGATTGACTGGGCCCTTGAAGTGACAGGTACGGATGCGTTCCGTTATCAAGCAATCGATTCATTATCAGGCGGACAACGTCAACGCGTGTGGATTGCAATGGCACTTGCCCAGGATACAGAGATGATCTTCCTTGATGAGCCGACGACCTATTTAGATATGGCTCATCAGCTAGAAGTGTTGGAATTGCTTCAGCGACTGAATGAGGAAGAAGGGCGCACCATCGTGATGGTTCTTCATGACTTGAACCAAGCGGCTCGCTTTGCGGATTACATGATTGCACTGAAACAAGGTGAGATTGTGAAAGCTGGTTCCAATGAAGAGGTTATTCAGAATGATGTCCTTCGCCGAGTGTTTCAAATTGATGCCTTGATTGGAAGAGACCCGAGAACAGGGAAGCCTATGTGTTTAACATACAACTTACTTAAAGGGGAATTAGAAGATGAAGAAGCTTATCATGCCATTGCTGCTACTACTGCTCATTCTTAG
- a CDS encoding FAD-binding domain-containing protein: MVQVIWFKRDIRMDDHRPLYEACRMQDNVLPLYVGEPSIWEGTEQSVRHLEFVKESLRELQSQFKRGGGELFVAKAEMIEVLESIYDNLGQFTLWAHEEHGTPQTFERDEKVRAWMNAKGLSFIEYPQTSVTRGPYDRAHHKKNWERYMKESVYPSPAMIHTLSNEETYFPLTTKVETLDSLNPDGTPIKYGQQGGMSVANEELEHFLSERYVRYMDDIGKPLASSTSGSRLSPYLAWGNLSIRTVVQRTRKLRSKVVDDEDLKHLDGFLSRLYWHDHFIQRLEDEPRLAHSTMNVAFDEAFGEWNEDYFERWKHGETGIPMIDAAMQSLIKTGWINFRSRAMLVSFACHALMLNWKRPARYLAQQFLDYEPGIHYSQMQMQAGTTGFNTIRIYNPIKQGKDHDPNGNFVRRQLPQLKHVPNNYVHEPWKYDGFHHLHYPEPIVTVEEANREARKRFRSIKQAHDTKAVSDKNYDKHGSRRSPQQRRIEKKEEAGQLAFDLFNNET; this comes from the coding sequence ATGGTACAAGTAATTTGGTTTAAACGGGACATACGCATGGACGACCACCGCCCCTTGTACGAGGCATGTCGCATGCAAGATAACGTACTCCCCCTCTACGTAGGGGAACCGTCGATATGGGAAGGAACAGAACAATCTGTTCGACACCTTGAATTCGTGAAAGAAAGCTTACGAGAGCTCCAGTCACAGTTCAAACGAGGGGGCGGGGAACTGTTTGTTGCGAAGGCGGAGATGATTGAGGTATTGGAATCCATCTATGACAACCTCGGGCAATTTACGTTGTGGGCGCACGAGGAACATGGAACTCCTCAGACGTTCGAGAGAGACGAGAAAGTCCGGGCGTGGATGAATGCAAAGGGACTATCTTTCATTGAATATCCACAGACAAGTGTGACTAGAGGTCCTTACGACCGTGCCCATCATAAGAAGAATTGGGAACGTTACATGAAAGAGTCAGTATATCCGTCGCCTGCTATGATTCATACATTAAGTAACGAGGAAACTTATTTCCCCCTTACGACAAAAGTCGAGACACTCGATTCATTAAACCCTGATGGAACACCCATCAAGTACGGCCAACAAGGCGGCATGTCGGTTGCCAACGAAGAGCTGGAGCATTTCCTGAGCGAGCGTTATGTCAGGTATATGGATGACATCGGGAAGCCGCTTGCTTCGTCTACATCAGGAAGTCGCCTCTCCCCTTATCTTGCTTGGGGGAATCTTTCCATTAGAACTGTCGTACAGAGAACAAGAAAACTGCGTTCGAAAGTTGTAGACGATGAGGATTTGAAACACCTTGATGGATTCTTGTCGAGACTCTATTGGCACGACCATTTCATTCAGCGACTTGAGGATGAACCTCGGCTTGCACATTCAACGATGAATGTAGCGTTTGATGAAGCATTTGGAGAATGGAATGAAGATTATTTCGAACGATGGAAGCATGGGGAAACAGGAATTCCAATGATTGATGCCGCCATGCAGAGCTTGATTAAAACAGGATGGATCAACTTCCGTTCACGCGCCATGCTCGTCTCATTCGCTTGTCATGCCCTTATGCTCAATTGGAAGAGACCTGCTCGTTATCTGGCTCAACAATTCCTAGATTACGAACCAGGTATTCATTATTCACAAATGCAGATGCAAGCTGGAACTACCGGATTTAACACAATTCGAATCTATAACCCGATTAAACAAGGGAAAGACCATGACCCAAATGGAAATTTCGTACGGCGACAGTTGCCACAACTGAAGCATGTTCCAAATAACTATGTTCACGAACCATGGAAATATGATGGGTTTCACCATTTACACTATCCTGAACCCATTGTGACCGTAGAAGAAGCTAACCGAGAGGCACGGAAACGATTTCGGTCCATTAAACAAGCACATGACACCAAAGCAGTTTCAGACAAGAATTACGACAAGCACGGCAGTCGACGCTCTCCTCAACAGCGACGAATAGAGAAAAAAGAAGAAGCAGGTCAATTGGCGTTTGACTTGTTTAACAATGAAACCTAA
- a CDS encoding NAD(P)/FAD-dependent oxidoreductase → MANHELFDVTIIGGGPAGLYSAFYSGLREMKTKIVEYQPELGGKVQIYPEKMVWDVGGLLPTPGAQLREQLVQQGLTFNPDVVVNEKITSIDKDEVGNFVLHSASGRKHYSKTVIVATGSGILKPQKLNIEGAERFEVSNLHYTIKSLARFKDKTVVISGGGNSAIDWANELEGIAKQVYLTYRKGDLKGHEAQISQLHESSVTCLPYTQVTKLLAKKDASCIEYVELNHSETGESQTVAIDEMVINHGFDRDASLLENSLLDLQLIQDTFIEGTALSESSVDGIYAAGDILMHEGKLNLIAGAFQDAANAVNRAKTYIDPTAQKAGLVSSHNDVFKERNKKLVQEMIR, encoded by the coding sequence ATGGCCAACCATGAACTGTTCGACGTCACGATTATTGGAGGAGGACCTGCTGGGCTTTATTCAGCCTTTTACAGTGGGCTTCGTGAAATGAAAACAAAGATTGTGGAATATCAACCAGAATTAGGCGGGAAAGTTCAAATCTACCCTGAGAAAATGGTGTGGGATGTTGGTGGCTTGCTCCCTACTCCTGGCGCTCAATTAAGGGAACAATTGGTGCAACAAGGCCTCACGTTTAATCCAGATGTCGTGGTAAATGAAAAGATTACTTCTATTGATAAGGATGAAGTCGGGAATTTCGTTCTACATAGCGCTTCAGGACGAAAGCATTACTCAAAGACGGTCATTGTGGCAACAGGAAGCGGAATCTTAAAGCCTCAGAAATTGAATATTGAAGGAGCAGAACGCTTCGAAGTGTCGAACCTCCATTACACGATTAAATCCTTAGCACGCTTTAAAGATAAGACGGTCGTCATTTCTGGCGGCGGTAACTCTGCTATCGATTGGGCGAATGAGCTTGAAGGAATCGCGAAGCAGGTGTATCTGACTTATCGTAAAGGCGACCTGAAAGGACATGAAGCACAAATCAGCCAACTGCACGAAAGTTCCGTTACATGTCTACCTTATACACAGGTGACTAAACTATTAGCTAAAAAGGACGCTTCTTGCATTGAGTATGTAGAGCTCAACCATTCTGAAACCGGGGAATCGCAAACGGTAGCCATCGATGAAATGGTCATCAATCATGGCTTTGATCGCGATGCATCCCTACTTGAGAATAGTCTTCTTGATCTGCAACTGATTCAAGATACATTTATTGAAGGAACAGCCTTGAGCGAATCTTCCGTAGACGGCATTTACGCAGCAGGAGATATCCTGATGCACGAAGGGAAGTTGAACTTAATTGCAGGCGCTTTCCAAGACGCCGCAAATGCTGTCAATCGAGCGAAAACGTATATCGATCCAACTGCTCAAAAAGCCGGCTTAGTCTCCTCCCACAACGACGTCTTTAAAGAGCGTAACAAGAAGCTCGTTCAAGAAATGATACGATAA
- a CDS encoding flavodoxin family protein — protein MKIAFVLGSSRQNGNSEWLGHQVLEGLDYTMIRLTDYNIHPITDQRHDQAGFQPVEDDYENVLNLFLQHDVIVFASPSYWFGMSAQLKAFFDRWSQYLRDPRYDLKAELSQKEAYVLITGGSNPKITALPLVQQFHYIFDFVGMKMSGSLIGHAVKPGEIQDDTEAIAVAKQWNHQLKQKGNA, from the coding sequence ATGAAGATTGCATTCGTATTAGGAAGTTCACGACAGAACGGAAATTCTGAGTGGCTTGGACATCAGGTATTAGAAGGGTTGGATTATACAATGATCCGACTAACTGATTACAACATCCATCCCATTACCGACCAACGTCATGACCAGGCTGGCTTTCAACCAGTTGAGGATGATTATGAGAACGTATTGAATCTCTTCTTGCAACATGACGTCATCGTATTCGCTAGCCCTTCTTACTGGTTCGGCATGTCTGCCCAACTAAAGGCTTTCTTCGATCGCTGGTCCCAATATCTTCGTGACCCGCGTTATGACCTGAAAGCAGAACTGAGCCAAAAAGAAGCTTATGTCCTTATTACGGGTGGCTCTAACCCGAAGATTACCGCCTTGCCTCTCGTTCAACAATTTCATTACATCTTTGACTTTGTTGGGATGAAGATGAGCGGTTCACTTATCGGGCATGCCGTTAAGCCAGGTGAGATTCAAGATGATACTGAAGCGATCGCGGTCGCGAAACAATGGAACCATCAACTAAAGCAAAAAGGAAATGCATAA
- a CDS encoding carboxymuconolactone decarboxylase family protein, which translates to MSTYAKQLVDDYRRGVQLFSEKMPEIARQYNEFTKVSFQEGVLQKKYKHLTALAISIKEQDETCITYHTHQCVELGCTDDEIHEILGVAAAFGGGEAMSKAVTTALEAVEEFRG; encoded by the coding sequence ATGTCAACTTATGCAAAACAACTCGTAGACGATTACCGTCGTGGGGTACAATTATTCTCAGAGAAAATGCCAGAGATTGCTCGTCAATACAACGAATTTACGAAAGTTAGCTTTCAAGAAGGCGTGTTACAGAAGAAATACAAGCATTTAACTGCGCTCGCCATTAGCATCAAAGAACAAGATGAAACGTGCATAACGTATCATACACACCAATGTGTAGAACTAGGTTGTACAGATGATGAGATTCATGAAATTCTAGGTGTCGCCGCTGCATTTGGTGGTGGTGAAGCGATGAGTAAGGCCGTTACTACGGCGCTCGAAGCTGTTGAAGAATTTAGAGGATAA
- a CDS encoding iron-hydroxamate ABC transporter substrate-binding protein translates to MKKLIMPLLLLLLILSACGGNDDEKGQTDSNSNEMRTYESENGPVEVPANPERVVVLSSFAGNVMALDTNVVGVDAWSKNNPRWEEELQDVEEVSDSSIEKIIELEPDLIVGLSNIKNVDKLKEIAPTVTYTYGKVGYLEQHIEIGKLLNKEEEAKEWVQNFKDEAETAGEEIKEKIGEDTTVSVIEKYDKQFYVYGDNWGRGTEILYQEMGLAMPEKVKETALEAGYHALSLEAVPEFAGDYLVVSAFDDQDNSFLESETYQNIPAVEQDQVMKVNANAFYFNDPLTLDYQLDFFKEQFLGE, encoded by the coding sequence ATGAAGAAGCTTATCATGCCATTGCTGCTACTACTGCTCATTCTTAGTGCCTGTGGAGGAAACGATGACGAGAAAGGTCAAACTGATTCCAACTCAAATGAAATGAGAACGTATGAATCTGAGAATGGGCCAGTTGAAGTGCCAGCAAACCCTGAGCGTGTTGTCGTGCTTTCCTCATTCGCTGGGAACGTCATGGCTTTAGATACAAATGTCGTCGGTGTGGATGCATGGTCGAAGAACAACCCTCGTTGGGAAGAAGAACTACAGGATGTTGAAGAAGTGTCAGATAGCAGCATCGAGAAAATTATTGAGCTTGAGCCAGACTTAATCGTGGGACTATCCAACATTAAGAATGTAGACAAGCTTAAAGAAATTGCGCCAACGGTTACATACACGTATGGCAAAGTCGGTTACCTTGAGCAACACATTGAAATTGGAAAGCTATTAAACAAAGAAGAGGAAGCCAAAGAGTGGGTTCAGAACTTCAAAGATGAAGCTGAAACAGCAGGCGAAGAAATTAAAGAAAAGATTGGTGAAGATACAACCGTTTCTGTCATTGAGAAATATGACAAGCAGTTTTACGTGTATGGCGACAACTGGGGACGTGGAACGGAGATCCTTTATCAAGAGATGGGTCTAGCTATGCCTGAGAAGGTAAAGGAAACCGCACTTGAAGCAGGTTACCACGCGTTGTCGCTTGAAGCAGTTCCTGAGTTCGCGGGCGACTATCTTGTTGTGAGTGCCTTTGATGACCAGGATAACTCGTTCCTTGAGTCTGAAACGTATCAGAACATTCCTGCTGTTGAACAAGATCAAGTCATGAAGGTAAATGCCAATGCATTCTACTTCAACGACCCATTAACGCTTGACTATCAGCTTGATTTCTTTAAAGAACAATTCTTAGGCGAATAA
- a CDS encoding FecCD family ABC transporter permease, with the protein MSIICLVAVFIVAIVVGARDTTIQDVWSAITSADGSQEATIIRELRLPRETAAVLVGAALGVSGAIMQGLTRNPLADPGLLGLTAGANAALAVTVAFIPAANYIGIMFACFIGAAIGTLLVVGIGSSKRGGFSPFRIVLAGAAITAFLNAIAEGIGITFEISKDVSMWTSGGMIGTTWSQIQIITPVILIGTFVAILLAKQLTVLSLNEDVAVGLGQNIVVVKLILFGVIILLAGAAVSLVGNLAFIGLMIPHIVRGIVGTDYRFVLPMSAVVGSIFMVAADTVARTLQAPYETPVVAVVAVVGLPFFLYVVQKGGRAFS; encoded by the coding sequence ATGAGTATCATTTGTCTCGTTGCTGTGTTTATCGTAGCCATCGTGGTTGGGGCACGTGACACGACGATACAAGATGTTTGGAGTGCAATCACATCGGCAGATGGTTCACAAGAAGCAACGATTATTCGAGAGTTAAGGCTACCGAGAGAAACCGCGGCTGTACTTGTGGGAGCAGCACTAGGGGTTTCTGGGGCAATTATGCAAGGGTTGACGCGGAATCCATTAGCGGACCCTGGTCTTCTCGGATTGACAGCAGGGGCGAATGCCGCTCTTGCTGTTACCGTTGCGTTCATACCTGCAGCAAATTACATAGGAATCATGTTCGCTTGCTTTATTGGAGCGGCAATTGGAACATTGTTAGTCGTTGGAATCGGCTCTTCGAAAAGAGGGGGGTTCTCTCCATTTCGCATTGTGTTAGCTGGTGCTGCCATTACGGCATTTCTAAATGCAATTGCTGAGGGAATTGGGATCACATTTGAAATCTCGAAAGATGTCTCTATGTGGACATCTGGAGGAATGATTGGGACGACCTGGAGTCAAATTCAGATCATCACGCCTGTCATTCTCATCGGCACGTTCGTTGCCATCCTACTCGCTAAACAATTAACGGTGCTTAGTCTAAATGAAGATGTTGCCGTAGGATTAGGCCAGAATATTGTTGTTGTAAAGCTTATTCTATTCGGTGTTATTATCCTGCTAGCCGGAGCAGCGGTATCCCTGGTTGGGAATTTAGCGTTTATCGGTCTTATGATTCCCCATATCGTGAGAGGGATTGTTGGGACCGACTATCGCTTTGTGCTTCCCATGTCCGCTGTTGTAGGAAGCATCTTTATGGTCGCGGCTGATACCGTTGCTAGAACGCTACAGGCTCCTTATGAGACACCCGTTGTTGCGGTTGTCGCCGTCGTGGGACTGCCATTCTTTCTTTATGTCGTCCAGAAGGGAGGGAGAGCATTCTCATGA
- a CDS encoding sodium/glutamate symporter: MTVWNLMLDLGFIAALLLVGVVLRAKVTFLQKLFLPASIIAGLLGLALGPSGFGWIPFSEFVSQYPGVLIAIIFGAIPIGQAAVKWSETIGRVRNMWIYSMAITILMWGGGALFGLAIVNNIWDTPTGFGLMLGAGFVGGHGTAAAIGEGFSSLGWEEATTLGYTSATVGILASVIGGMLFIKYSARKKKTSFISDFNDLPAQLRTGLVPKSQRKSMGDDTVSTISIDPFVFHVSLISLVILVSYFTKMFIESMVTQINIPLLSLAFVIGILFQFILRKTGGAEYVDKRVMDRIGSTATDLLVAFGIASINLSVVLDYAVPLIALLLFGIVWAFLIYNFVAPRIFKKHVFENAIFGWGWSTGTVAMGMALLRVADPDSKSTTLDDYALGYIAMVPVEVAIVTFGPIAMMAGAGAGWMFTSILLGTLGLVFAIAFRSNWLVKPGSQGNPVQSEATKSAM, from the coding sequence ATGACAGTTTGGAATTTGATGTTGGACCTAGGATTTATTGCCGCTTTGCTTCTAGTAGGTGTAGTATTGAGAGCAAAGGTGACCTTCTTACAGAAATTATTCCTTCCTGCTAGTATTATCGCTGGATTACTCGGATTAGCCCTTGGACCTAGTGGCTTTGGCTGGATTCCGTTCTCTGAATTTGTTAGTCAGTACCCTGGTGTATTAATTGCAATTATCTTTGGTGCGATTCCAATTGGACAGGCTGCTGTGAAATGGTCTGAAACAATTGGACGTGTTCGTAACATGTGGATTTACTCCATGGCGATTACAATCTTAATGTGGGGTGGCGGAGCGTTATTCGGTCTTGCCATTGTTAACAACATTTGGGATACGCCAACTGGATTTGGATTAATGCTAGGTGCTGGTTTCGTAGGTGGACACGGTACAGCAGCTGCAATTGGAGAAGGATTTTCTTCATTAGGTTGGGAAGAAGCAACAACGCTTGGTTATACATCAGCAACCGTTGGAATCTTGGCTTCCGTAATCGGTGGTATGCTCTTCATCAAATATAGCGCAAGAAAGAAGAAGACTTCATTTATCTCCGACTTTAACGATTTACCCGCGCAACTAAGAACGGGTCTTGTCCCGAAATCTCAGCGCAAATCTATGGGAGACGACACCGTATCCACAATTTCTATCGATCCATTCGTATTTCACGTATCCTTGATTTCACTCGTAATTCTAGTCAGTTACTTTACGAAGATGTTCATTGAGTCAATGGTTACTCAAATTAATATTCCTCTATTAAGCTTAGCCTTCGTAATCGGGATCTTGTTCCAGTTTATCCTTCGTAAGACAGGCGGAGCTGAATATGTAGATAAGCGTGTCATGGACCGCATTGGCAGCACAGCAACAGATTTACTTGTTGCGTTCGGAATTGCCTCTATCAATCTATCTGTTGTGTTGGATTATGCAGTTCCACTAATCGCACTACTACTATTCGGAATCGTATGGGCATTCTTGATCTACAACTTTGTAGCACCAAGAATCTTCAAGAAGCACGTATTTGAGAATGCAATCTTTGGTTGGGGCTGGAGCACCGGCACGGTTGCTATGGGAATGGCGCTTCTACGTGTCGCAGACCCAGATTCTAAGAGCACAACGCTTGATGATTACGCACTAGGCTACATTGCCATGGTGCCTGTAGAAGTCGCAATTGTTACGTTCGGACCAATTGCTATGATGGCGGGCGCAGGAGCAGGCTGGATGTTTACATCCATCCTACTAGGAACACTTGGACTTGTATTCGCGATTGCTTTCAGAAGCAATTGGCTCGTCAAGCCGGGATCCCAGGGGAACCCCGTTCAATCTGAAGCAACGAAGTCAGCGATGTAA
- a CDS encoding 4a-hydroxytetrahydrobiopterin dehydratase, which translates to MSAYSIEVVNQQLADFPMWESLEGVSIQRIYEFDSYMDGIHFVSKVGEEAEQMDHHPFIEIDYKKVTISLTTHDVGGLTDRDFRAARSFEQAYQSM; encoded by the coding sequence ATGTCAGCCTATTCTATAGAAGTCGTAAACCAACAACTTGCAGACTTCCCGATGTGGGAATCATTGGAGGGCGTTTCAATTCAGCGCATCTACGAATTCGATTCGTACATGGACGGGATTCATTTCGTTTCGAAAGTCGGCGAAGAAGCCGAACAGATGGACCATCACCCATTCATTGAAATCGATTATAAGAAGGTGACCATCTCGTTAACCACGCATGATGTAGGTGGCTTAACAGACCGTGATTTTAGAGCAGCACGCTCATTTGAACAAGCCTATCAAAGCATGTAA